CCTCCAATTGATAGAGATGTTGTTTACCCGGGGCTTGAGGCAAGAATCCGCCTTTCATCTTATTCAGCACGCCATGTGCCGATGATGCCTGGTAAGCTAACTTATGTTTCACCTGATATTTTCAAAGATCCACAAACTCAGCAAGCCCATTACAAAGGCAGGGTTGATATTGATTTAACTGATCTTCCACAATATCTGCACGGCAATCACGAGCAGTTATTATATCCCGGTATGCCTGTTGAAGTTTATATTACAACAGGTGCTAGAAGCCCGTTACAATATCTAATTGAGCCTGTTACAAACACCTTCCGTAAATCATTTAGAGAGGAGTAAGAGGCTATAAAACCAGCTCCACACCGCCACTGAAATGAGTTCTAAGTAAATTATTTGCAATCATCTTTTTAAGCTCAGATTCATTGGGATTTTGAGTGGTTTTAGAAAGAATAAATTCTATTATTTGATTAAAACTTATAGGTTTTTCAGCCGAAGAATTTTTTGCCAAAAATTCAAAAGCGGAAATTAAATAAAAATTTTCAATTTCAGTTTTAACACCATTTTGAAATTCAAAAATAATTTTATCATTGGGCTTATAATCATAATTTTCTAAGGCCTTCGGAAGTTCAAATTTTGCATAAAAACTTTTATCCTCAACATTAATATTCTGCAAATTTCTACATAATTTTACTGCTTTTTTACAAAGCAAAGAGCTTCTAAATTTTCTATTTAAGATAAAATCAATATATTGCTCAACCCTAATTAAATCATCAATATTTGCTAGAATATCATATGAAAATTTTGGCAGATTTTCAATATTCATAGCAGCTATTGAGATTTCAGAAAGGAATTGCAAATCAAAATTATTAATCAAATTTATAAATTCGTGGAAGTAAAAGGCCTTATTATTCTTCTCTAAAAATTCGTGAAAAATATACCAATCTGGTTGCGATACCAACTTCTCAAATTCTTCAGAAAATTGTTTTTTATAAATATTATCAGGGTAAAATTTTAGCGTTTCATTTATAAATTCCAGTAAGTTTTTTGCGTGGATAATTTTTTCTTCTGCAACTTCAATTCCCTTAGTGTGAAATATCATCATTTGCCTTAAAACCTCAGAGAAATTAAAGCCAGGCAGAACGTTATAACTTACATAAAAAACGCCATTATCATCTAAATTTTCACTCGCAATTTTTAGGATTTTATTTCTATTATCATCATCAATCCAAGAAAAAACACCATGAGCAATAATATAGTCAAATTTTTCTGTGGAATTAAAATCTTGAATAGATGAATTTTTGAATTCAATATTTTTTAAGTCGAGGTAATTTGCATTAGAATTTGCTTTTTCTATTGCGTTTGATGCTTCATCGAAACCTAAAAATTTGCTTTGAGGAAATTTTTTTGCAAGCTCAATCAAATTTTCACCACTACCGCAACCAATTTCTAGAACTCTTGAGTTTGCTGCATTTGCTGAGTTTAAGCCAAATAAAAAAGCCCTTGCCTGCAATAATTCTGGATTAGTTTCGGCAAGGTAACTAGTTTCGTAAGCTATTTTATTATAAGGGTTTTCTTTAGGCATTTACTTATTCCAAGGCATTAGAGCAAGAATTCTTGCCATTCCACATAATCCAGTGATGCCCGCAAATATCAAGCCTAAACTTACAAATCCAGAAATTAAAAAGAAATTTTTATCAATTAAAAAGCCTAGAATTACTCCTAAAAATGAGATTAAACCTGCTGAAATTTGCACTTGCCTATCTAGTGGAATTACCTTTCGTGAGCCTAAGCAGGTCTCTAAACCGCAGGATTTCCAAGCGTTAATACCGCCTTCAAGAGAATAAATTTCTGCATTAGGAATTTTTCCTAAAATTGTTTCGCAGGCGGTTGCACTTCTTTTTCCACCTAAGCAGTGAAAAACAATTTTTTTATTTCCACTTAAAATTTTATCAGCTTCTAAATTGCAAATCTTTGATAGTGGAATTGACTTCGCGTTAGGAATGTTTTCCGTCTTATGTTCGGCTGGCTCCCTAACATCTACCAAGATAGCCTCATCATTTTTAAGCCATTCTTTTAATGTGGTTGAATCAATAGTTTTTATAGTCATTTTATCTCCTATTTGCAGTATATTTTGTAGAGGGTTTCTAATATTTTCTTTGAGTTTTTATCAATGATTGAATAGAAAATTAATTGCCCTTTTCTTGTATCCTCAATAATATTATGTGCCTTTAATTTCGCTAAATGTTGTGATAATGCTGATTGCGAGATTTTTATAATGCTTTCAAGCTCAGAGACGCTTTTCTTGCCTTCGATTAGATTGCATAAAATTAATAATCTTATCTCATTTGATAGTAATTTAAGCAAGTTTGAGGCTTGTTTTGCATTAGTTTTTATTCTTTTTATTTCCATATTATCTTCACATTTTATTGTTTTTAGTAATTCAAATTCATAATGAAAATAAATCTATACTAAATTCTTACTCTATAAATATTCTAATATTAGAATAATCTAATCCTTATCAAATGTAAAGAATTTAGTATGTGCATTATTAGTTATTGTTAGTTAAGTATAGATTTGAGCTCCATTGCCAATAATTTTTGCCCCACATTTATTGGGGTATTAAGTCTAATTTTAGACCGTTCTTTTAACCCCTTGACACTGAAAGTAGGTGTTACTTCCTGAAGCGGGCTATTTTAGTTAAATAATTTCTATCTTTACCTTATAATTCCTAGTTATTATAGCTCCGCAATAAGTTGCTGTGACGATAAGTAGAAAAATCAAAAATTCTAATATCTATAAATACAAAATTTCCTAAATATAAATTTAGCTATTGACATATATATTAGTATATTCTAATATTAGAATGTTATTATTAACAATTAAATCAAGGTAAATCAAATGAAAAATTATCCTGAAATTTGTAAAGATATTTCAAGTAACCTAAAAACTTTGAGGGCGGATATTAAAGATACTATGGCTGGCTTTTCAGCAATGGCACAGGCCGCAACTAAAGATGGTGCTTTAAGTAAGAAAACTAAAGAGTTTATCGCACTTGCTATCGGGGTTGCGGTTAGGTGCGATGGTTGCATTGGGTTTCATGCAGAAGCACTTGCAAAACTTGGTGCTACTAAAGAAGAGGTTGAGGAAGTGCTTGGAATGGCAATATATATGGGTGGTGGCCCTTCTTTGATGTATGCAGCCGATGCAATCAAAGCATTTGAGCAATTTCAAGAAATTTACACTAACGCTTAACAAATCAAAAATGTTATGGTATAATACAATTGC
This Rickettsiales bacterium DNA region includes the following protein-coding sequences:
- a CDS encoding carboxymuconolactone decarboxylase family protein, whose protein sequence is MKNYPEICKDISSNLKTLRADIKDTMAGFSAMAQAATKDGALSKKTKEFIALAIGVAVRCDGCIGFHAEALAKLGATKEEVEEVLGMAIYMGGGPSLMYAADAIKAFEQFQEIYTNA
- a CDS encoding metalloregulator ArsR/SmtB family transcription factor; translated protein: MEIKRIKTNAKQASNLLKLLSNEIRLLILCNLIEGKKSVSELESIIKISQSALSQHLAKLKAHNIIEDTRKGQLIFYSIIDKNSKKILETLYKIYCK
- a CDS encoding rhodanese-like domain-containing protein codes for the protein MTIKTIDSTTLKEWLKNDEAILVDVREPAEHKTENIPNAKSIPLSKICNLEADKILSGNKKIVFHCLGGKRSATACETILGKIPNAEIYSLEGGINAWKSCGLETCLGSRKVIPLDRQVQISAGLISFLGVILGFLIDKNFFLISGFVSLGLIFAGITGLCGMARILALMPWNK
- a CDS encoding methyltransferase domain-containing protein, with protein sequence MPKENPYNKIAYETSYLAETNPELLQARAFLFGLNSANAANSRVLEIGCGSGENLIELAKKFPQSKFLGFDEASNAIEKANSNANYLDLKNIEFKNSSIQDFNSTEKFDYIIAHGVFSWIDDDNRNKILKIASENLDDNGVFYVSYNVLPGFNFSEVLRQMMIFHTKGIEVAEEKIIHAKNLLEFINETLKFYPDNIYKKQFSEEFEKLVSQPDWYIFHEFLEKNNKAFYFHEFINLINNFDLQFLSEISIAAMNIENLPKFSYDILANIDDLIRVEQYIDFILNRKFRSSLLCKKAVKLCRNLQNINVEDKSFYAKFELPKALENYDYKPNDKIIFEFQNGVKTEIENFYLISAFEFLAKNSSAEKPISFNQIIEFILSKTTQNPNESELKKMIANNLLRTHFSGGVELVL